In Amycolatopsis sp. EV170708-02-1, the following are encoded in one genomic region:
- the mltG gene encoding endolytic transglycosylase MltG has protein sequence MPAYAQDETPRPGRRRRREDDGPLPDERPTDILPAIQEAPMARRPGAAPSSPPQGSEEEYNEIFGDDAYDDYDEYDDYEDYEDYDDEDRAEPERIEDERPERQGPPPKKRRKKRALGWIAALTVLVLLAGGAYYGFTEIFGYDDYEGTGEGDVLVQVEKGDSTSAIGNRLQAAGVVASGKAFVKAGEDNAAVSRLQQGYYVMKTKMSGASAVEKMLAPTTKVGQVEIRPYTQFHDITQPDGKVTPGVYTLLSKASCADLNGKSTCIPVEELRKTIETADLAKLGVPSWAVEAATNAEHKDRRLEGLIAAGIYNVKPGWTAEELLTYVVKTSADRILNAGLSEQSKGEGKSPYETLVIASIIEREAVKADFGKISRVIYNRLDKKMRLEMDSTVNYVLDRPTLLTKPEEREKAGAYNTYKMIGLTPTPIAVPSAEAIQAALKPAAGEWLFFVKCEKNGLSCFAVTFGDHLKNRDDAVRRGVI, from the coding sequence ATGCCCGCCTACGCCCAGGACGAGACGCCTCGTCCCGGCCGCCGCAGGCGCCGCGAGGACGACGGCCCGCTCCCGGACGAGCGGCCGACCGACATCCTCCCCGCGATCCAGGAGGCGCCGATGGCACGGCGCCCCGGCGCGGCTCCTTCTTCGCCGCCGCAGGGCAGCGAAGAGGAATACAACGAGATCTTCGGCGACGACGCGTACGACGACTATGACGAGTACGACGACTACGAGGATTACGAGGACTACGACGACGAGGACCGTGCCGAGCCGGAGCGCATCGAGGACGAGCGCCCGGAACGTCAGGGCCCGCCGCCCAAGAAGCGCAGGAAGAAGCGCGCGCTGGGCTGGATCGCCGCGCTGACGGTGCTCGTCCTGCTCGCCGGTGGTGCCTATTACGGCTTCACCGAGATCTTCGGCTACGACGACTACGAGGGCACCGGCGAGGGCGACGTCCTCGTCCAGGTGGAGAAGGGCGACTCGACGTCGGCGATCGGCAACCGGCTGCAGGCGGCCGGGGTGGTCGCCAGCGGCAAGGCGTTCGTGAAGGCGGGCGAGGACAACGCCGCCGTCTCGCGGCTCCAGCAGGGCTACTACGTCATGAAGACGAAGATGTCCGGGGCCAGCGCGGTCGAGAAGATGCTCGCTCCCACGACGAAGGTCGGCCAGGTCGAGATCCGGCCGTACACCCAGTTCCACGACATCACCCAGCCCGACGGCAAGGTGACGCCCGGGGTGTACACGTTGCTGTCCAAGGCTTCCTGCGCCGATCTGAACGGCAAGAGCACCTGCATCCCGGTCGAGGAACTGCGGAAGACGATCGAGACCGCGGATCTGGCGAAGCTGGGCGTCCCGTCGTGGGCCGTCGAGGCCGCCACGAACGCCGAGCACAAGGACCGCCGTCTCGAAGGGCTGATCGCCGCGGGTATCTACAACGTCAAACCCGGCTGGACGGCCGAAGAACTGCTCACCTACGTCGTCAAGACGTCGGCGGATCGCATCCTCAACGCCGGGCTGAGCGAGCAGTCGAAGGGCGAGGGCAAGTCCCCGTACGAGACGCTCGTCATCGCGTCGATCATCGAACGCGAAGCGGTGAAGGCCGACTTCGGGAAGATCTCGCGGGTCATCTACAACCGGCTCGACAAGAAGATGCGGCTCGAGATGGACTCGACGGTCAACTACGTCCTCGACCGGCCGACCCTGCTCACCAAACCCGAAGAACGGGAAAAGGCGGGCGCCTACAACACCTACAAGATGATCGGCCTGACCCCGACGCCGATCGCGGTCCCGAGCGCGGAGGCGATCCAGGCCGCGTTGAAGCCGGCGGCGGGTGAGTGGCTGTTCTTCGTCAAATGCGAGAAGAACGGGCTTTCCTGCTTCGCGGTGACCTTCGGAGACCACCTGAAGAACCGAGATGACGCGGTGAGGCGAGGTGTCATCTGA
- the ruvX gene encoding Holliday junction resolvase RuvX — protein sequence MADDAPQRRPDRPGESDPGRGRRLGVDVGSVRVGIALSDPDPILASPLVTLTRDAAGDKDVDQLVELVTEHDVVEVVVGLPRTLKDRHGPAAEAALDYAGKLAARIAPVPVRLADERLTTVTASRMLSQRGVKGRKQRAVVDQAAAVEILQAWIDAVAAHRARKGDT from the coding sequence TTGGCTGACGACGCCCCTCAGCGGCGCCCGGATCGGCCAGGGGAGTCCGATCCGGGGCGCGGCAGGCGGCTCGGGGTGGATGTCGGATCCGTCCGGGTCGGGATCGCGCTCAGCGATCCCGACCCCATCCTCGCGAGCCCGCTCGTTACCCTCACTCGCGACGCGGCGGGCGACAAGGACGTCGACCAGCTCGTCGAACTCGTCACGGAACACGACGTGGTCGAGGTCGTCGTCGGCTTGCCGAGGACGCTCAAGGACCGTCACGGCCCGGCGGCCGAAGCGGCGCTCGACTACGCCGGAAAGCTCGCCGCCAGGATCGCGCCGGTGCCGGTGCGACTGGCCGACGAGCGGTTGACCACGGTGACGGCATCCAGGATGCTGTCGCAGCGTGGGGTGAAGGGACGTAAGCAACGTGCCGTCGTCGATCAGGCGGCCGCGGTCGAGATCCTGCAGGCGTGGATCGACGCGGTAGCGGCACATCGCGCACGGAAGGGCGATACATGA